A genomic window from Candidatus Thermoplasmatota archaeon includes:
- a CDS encoding MGMT family protein: MVAKKSWKEKLIDSKDLQKVEKIHEKLQKQWGSGTVVIPAPSEVDELMKQVPFGKLITINDIRQVLAKKHHATIGCPITTGIFAWVAAHAAEEEAAEGKKDITPYWRTLKTGGILNEKYPGGVENVKEKLEHEGHCVIKKGKNYVVEKYENALYRFE; the protein is encoded by the coding sequence ATGGTTGCAAAAAAATCATGGAAGGAGAAATTAATTGATAGTAAAGATCTCCAAAAAGTTGAAAAAATTCATGAAAAATTGCAAAAACAATGGGGTTCTGGAACCGTGGTGATACCGGCCCCAAGTGAAGTTGATGAACTTATGAAACAAGTTCCTTTTGGAAAACTGATTACGATCAATGATATTCGACAGGTGCTTGCCAAAAAACATCATGCGACGATTGGCTGTCCAATTACAACCGGGATTTTTGCATGGGTTGCTGCACATGCCGCTGAAGAAGAGGCAGCTGAAGGAAAAAAAGATATTACACCGTATTGGAGGACGTTAAAAACCGGTGGTATCTTGAATGAGAAGTATCCCGGTGGTGTTGAAAACGTTAAAGAAAAACTTGAACATGAGGGGCACTGCGTGATCAAAAAAGGAAAAAATTATGTCGTGGAAAAATACGAAAATGCACTGTATCGTTTTGAGTGA